A segment of the Candida albicans SC5314 chromosome 2, complete sequence genome:
gacaatttgaaatctaAAGCTTAAAAGGTTATGAAACGTTCctttatcatttttttgagcaataatcatcattactgtaaagaagaagaggctGAGgttaatattattgttgatgttgttgaatgATCAATTGTGTATTGGAACAGAAAGTATTCGTAATCTTGGCGACCGTGgttcaaaaaattatattgcAGGAATAGACGGGATCAATTTATAATGGAGGTTACAATTTGTAGGAActaattgtttcaaatcttttttctagaaaaaattcaaaaagaaaaaaatataataaaatgatGCCACATCTTTTGGTAGCATATTAGTTTACCTAATCTTgggttttcttttcaatttttcgTCTATAGTAAGTAGTCTTCATTCTTTGAATTGTAAAGATATCATTTAGCTATAGTTCTTAAATAGATGTAAATTCCAATAGGTTGTGGAAACCACGAGGTTAGGTAGAAACTTAAAGTGGTTACAAAGCAAGAGCAAGTGGTCATAAATTTGATATCGATGAAACGGGGCTaggaaaaataaaatgaacCACAAAAgagaagagaagaaaagaaaagaaaaaattagcAAGTAGAACCGCACCACACCCGCGTGGAGCGAAGTAAATTGGAATTAGAAATGGAACAGGGCAGCCAGGCAGGCGAGCAAACAAATTATaaggaagaaaaatagaataaaaaaaaaaagaaaaggtattaaaaaggaaaaataataaataggATCAAATACGTGAAATGTGAACcgaaatgaaatgaaattggcATTTCCATAATCCCTCCAATTaattataaaataattttatcttttataataattatcatttcattatttacaattcatattatttatttcttgcattatatatatttaaagTCATCAATTTacaacttcaacaacaacaacctcccaaacaattttattcttctacctatttatttaattgtttgtgCCAAATTTTTATAACTACTATATCCACTCCCACCCACACACATTTATATCAAGTATCTACTACTTCTAGCAACAATTATGCAAACATGTTAGAACCTCTGCAAAGAATCCGGAACGCTATAATAGAGGGGAATCTACCCATTGTCAAACGAATATTATCCCGGTTTTCCGAACTATGGTTAAACATAGATCCGAAGAACCAAGGGTGGAGCAATCTTCACTATGCATCTTATTATGGTCATTACTTGATATGTATCCATTTAATAtcatatataaataaaacatTAGGCAGCTTGGAACAACACTATACCAAATTGGACTTGGTGGCCTTTGACGATACCACGGTGTTGCATCTTTGTATGGAGAAGAAACACGCTCAAACATTGCATTATTTATTACAAGAATTCCCAGGAAAAATCTGGTTGAATTCACTTGGTGGAAGTTCAAGACAAACACCATTGCATTACAGTTGCATTCACGATTTTAAAGAAGGGACAAAGTTACTATTGGAGTTTGGGGCTCAATGGAGTATTCAGGATGCCCATGGCGATACATGTCTACATCTTTGCTTTCAGTTTGGAAGTGTCGGATGCTTGTATGAATTGCTCAAATATATTATCATTCATTCGAAAACAAAGGAAGATGCATCTGAGAAAATTGAGGAGTTGGAGAATGttaaaaacaaacagaATTGGGTGGCTAAAGATTATTCATCAAGTTTCGATTTAATTACCCAATATGAGGAAATGAAAAGAGATCTACTATCTCAGGACTACACTGGTGCAGTTTCTGAAATAAAGTTCTCAGCCGAGTCAACAACACTGCCAAATCCTGAAGTGGCATCAATTGACACTTTAGGTAACAAAGTATTAGCAAGTCCAATTGTACTGATGACACTGCAACAGTCAGTGGCTAATAATGACAAGAATTTTGAAGGACGTCAACATTCACAATCATTACCATCTGCGTTCAAGGCGCAGCCACAGCCACAGCCACTAGTCAGACAAAGGTCAAACACAACATATGTTTATAAACCACCTGCCGCTTTAACCATTGCAACTGAAGGCTTAACAGGTAGGTCACCCTCTTCCAATTCATCTCCATTATCACCAATGACACCTCAACCAACAACGTCAAACAGAGCACCGTCATTAAAATCAGTCACAATATCGCCTTCAGTTCGTACTAACGGAACTACAAACTATAATGCTGGCACGGATGATGAACCAATTTCCCCACAGTCAGCAATATCTACTACTTCGTCATTTAATGCGTCACCAAACTATAAATTAGGgtcaagaaaaaagagtttttcgttttcaaaatcagtTCCATTACCATCAATAAACTCTGAAAATGTTCTATGGCCCTCAGTAAATGAAGAGGGAGTGACAGAGTCTCCACCTCAACAAATATCACCTATAAAACGATCAGCAGCAGATTACAAACTAAGAAAGAACTCGTCGGCCTCATCTATTGCTGCAAAACTTGCTTTCAATTCTAGCCATTCATCACCAAAtcataatgaaattttaagAAAACGAGCTGCATCCAAATCCAATAGTGTGCACAGTAACAGCTTGAACAGTGCCTCGTCAGTTAGCAGCTCGATCAGCTCTGGTAGCGTATCTACTATTGATACCGAAATAGTGAGAAAAGCAAGATCGTCTGGTACCCTTCCATCTAGTCCTAGTCACAAGAACAATAGTCATAACAATGGGATCAAAATCCCAATTACTTTAAACAATAACAGTGTGACTTCTTTGAATAGCAATGGTTCagataatttgaaaaagtatAGTGTTCATAGTATCAGTTTCAGTAGAGTaagatgaagaaagaaactAAACCTGATTAATTGATGGTTTCAGAGTTTTCCAGTATTTCTTCGTTTTAGTTTTGCAGAGCTTTgatgcttttttttttattcgttttgtattatttttcttctaaataGCATATTTATTCCAAATCTATTCTGTAACGATTTCAGTAGACATTGTATTGTTGAACGTTAAGACTTTGCAACTGTTCAAGTCTAGTAGCAGTATTGAGTCTGTGATAATCTGATGAATACACGACTTGGTGATTTCTCGCTCtctgttttttgtttgttctctctttctttcttggtGGCAATAAACTTTTTGGTGAGAGTAAATTTGGGAtagaatcaacaaaaagtgATATCTTCACATTCCTTTCAACTCTCTTATTCATCGATCATGTCTTTACAAAAACTCACTGCAGAAATATACTCACTATTTGGAAAAGGAGATTATCAAGGTTGCCAACAATTACTTGCTCCGATTAAACTAGAATTAGTCAAACATGATTTGTTGGTTCCTTTACCATCCAACACCACCGATAAAAAccaaattaatgatttgagAATTGCCCAAAgaattttggaaattggAGCATTATCGTCATTATTAACCAACAACTATTCCGGTTTTGAGAATTATTTTGCTCAGTTGAGACCATTTTACTCTAACCCCAAATTAcataatttacaaaaagtCCATATCAATACCGATATAACAAAAATCATTTCATTATACTTGTTATACTTGTTGAGTCAGggtttgatttcaaaattccATGTTGAACTAGAAGTGATTTATAATTCATCACAATATGATGCCCAACAAGACAAGTATTTACAATTTCCAATAAATTTAGAAAGCAATTTAATGGAAGGTAATTACATAAAAATCTGGAAGTTAttaaaagaagagaaaaactTACCATGTCAAGAATACACCCATTTTGTTGATACTTTGATAAATGCTTTACGTTTTGAAATTGCCAAATCTTTGGAGAAAACTTACGATTCGATTCCAATTTCTAATTGcaagaatttattatatttaccACAAGAATTGTCCGATGCTAACTTTGAGAAAACTTTAAAGGAAACTTATCAAGTTGATAATTGGAAATTCGAGGATGGAGTTATATATTTCACTaagaatgaaaatgaaaccAATGTTGATAACCAATCGGTtataaagaatttattaGGGTACGCTGAACAAATCGAATCCATCGTATAAGCAAGAAACAGAGTATCCAACCAAACAGATAATTGTGTATTGTGTATATTATTCTAGAGTTGTATAGAATCCTTTATATGCTATGTccaaatcatttaaaaatgaatcaGCTTCCTCTTGTGTAAGTTCAGTTTGAAGattgtttattttaatCAACCAATTGACCAATTTCGATTTACCTGTAAATTGCAACTCCTCATTAAGCTCATTAAGATTGACCACTAGATCACTCAATAACGGATGTAATTgttcttttgatttataatttaGCTTGACCGCATCCATACATGTAATGAAATTCCCTGTAATCTCTGCCACTAATCTAGCACTGGCACTTGTTGGTTGATTGCCGTTAATTTGTTCAATCGTTGCTGGCAATCCGTTCTTTATCCGACTGACAGCATGAGGGTAACTATCATTAAATTTacttaataataaatctaaaaaaTTAGACATATCCGACAATAACCCTGGTAAAAACTCcttttgtaataattgaaatttggtTTGATCATCAGTGAAAACTTTTATTAacatttgatattgatggaTTAATCTATAAGTGGTAGAGGTATATCTCTCTTTATCGGTGATATAATCTTTCAAATATGAATTCTCAACCATTTCTAGAGTTGGTAGTATGGAATATATTTCTGCTAGTGAATCATATACGGATTTATGTAATGGAGTTTTGATTAACAGTGATTTGGTAACTTCTTGGTTGTAAACGTCAGATGTTGATACAGTGAATGAGGACGTGGATGTTGGAGCATATTCTGGGGGCGAAGACGTCATAATGGCAATAAATCAAAGTTGATTGTTCTATGACTAAGGATAAACAAAACACTAAAGAAAAGATTTAACTCACTTTGCAAGTATTTCTATTTATTGTTCGATTTTACGATGTGTGAATTAGTAGTACTAGTGgataaatttgttttgtaaaCTTCGCAGTCCCGTGATCAAACTTCTATATAAACATGACCCTGAAAAACCACTACACAagttttcctttttttatttttcttttaatgcATTGTTGCTAGTTTAAACAATATCGTCTTTATCATAATTAGACGTATACATCACCATGAGATTCACAGACGATGAAACAAAGTATCAAGCAATTCTAAATAGAGATCCACAAGCAGAAGGAGAGTTTGTTTATGGTGCCATATCAACACGAATCGTCTGTCGTCCTACATGCAACTGTCGAGTTGCAATGCGCAAAAACGTGGTATTTTTTGATACTATTACTGAGGCAGTGGAACATGGATATCGAACTTGCAAGCGCTGTAAACCAGAAAAGTCTAGTGGTTGGAACAAAAGCAGAGAATTCATAAACAAATCTTGTTCTATGATTTCTAGACGAGCCATAAATGGGGAAAAACTAAATATTGACACAATCATAGCGGCCGTGGGTGTTTCTAAATGGCACTTTTATCGAATGTTT
Coding sequences within it:
- a CDS encoding uncharacterized protein (Component of a complex containing the Tor2p kinase; possible a role in regulation of cell growth; Spider biofilm induced) is translated as MLEPSQRIRNAIIEGNLPIVKRILSRFSELWLNIDPKNQGWSNLHYASYYGHYLICIHLISYINKTLGSLEQHYTKLDLVAFDDTTVLHLCMEKKHAQTLHYLLQEFPGKIWLNSLGGSSRQTPLHYSCIHDFKEGTKLLLEFGAQWSIQDAHGDTCLHLCFQFGSVGCLYELLKYIIIHSKTKEDASEKIEELENVKNKQNWVAKDYSSSFDLITQYEEMKRDLLSQDYTGAVSEIKFSAESTTSPNPEVASIDTLGNKVLASPIVSMTSQQSVANNDKNFEGRQHSQSLPSAFKAQPQPQPLVRQRSNTTYVYKPPAALTIATEGLTGRSPSSNSSPLSPMTPQPTTSNRAPSLKSVTISPSVRTNGTTNYNAGTDDEPISPQSAISTTSSFNASPNYKLGSRKKSFSFSKSVPLPSINSENVLWPSVNEEGVTESPPQQISPIKRSAADYKLRKNSSASSIAAKLAFNSSHSSPNHNEILRKRAASKSNSVHSNSLNSASSVSSSISSGSVSTIDTEIVRKARSSGTLPSSPSHKNNSHNNGIKIPITLNNNSVTSLNSNGSDNLKKYSVHSISFSRVR
- a CDS encoding proteasome regulatory particle lid subunit (Ortholog(s) have role in proteasome-mediated ubiquitin-dependent protein catabolic process and CENP-A containing chromatin, nucleus, proteasome regulatory particle, lid subcomplex, proteasome storage granule localization) → MSLQKLTAEIYSLFGKGDYQGCQQLLAPIKLELVKHDLLVPLPSNTTDKNQINDLRIAQRILEIGALSSLLTNNYSGFENYFAQLRPFYSNPKLHNLQKVHINTDITKIISLYLLYLLSQGLISKFHVELEVIYNSSQYDAQQDKYLQFPINLESNLMEGNYIKIWKLLKEEKNLPCQEYTHFVDTLINALRFEIAKSLEKTYDSIPISNCKNLLYLPQELSDANFEKTLKETYQVDNWKFEDGVIYFTKNENETNVDNQSVIKNLLGYAEQIESIV
- the VPS28 gene encoding ESCRT-I subunit protein (ESCRT I protein sorting complex subunit; involved in Rim8 processing and proteolytic activation of Rim101, which regulates pH response; role in echinocandin, azole sensitivity), giving the protein MTSSPPEYAPTSTSSFTVSTSDVYNQEVTKSSLIKTPLHKSVYDSLAEIYSILPTLEMVENSYLKDYITDKERYTSTTYRLIHQYQMLIKVFTDDQTKFQLLQKEFLPGLLSDMSNFLDLLLSKFNDSYPHAVSRIKNGLPATIEQINGNQPTSASARLVAEITGNFITCMDAVKLNYKSKEQLHPLLSDLVVNLNELNEELQFTGKSKLVNWLIKINNLQTELTQEEADSFLNDLDIAYKGFYTTLE
- a CDS encoding uncharacterized protein (Predicted homeodomain-like transcription factor; also has a metal-binding Ada DNA repair protein domain; Spider biofilm induced); this translates as MRFTDDETKYQAILNRDPQAEGEFVYGAISTRIVCRPTCNCRVAMRKNVVFFDTITEAVEHGYRTCKRCKPEKSSGWNKSREFINKSCSMISRRAINGEKLNIDTIIAAVGVSKWHFYRMFKNYTGLTPRSFYIQCQLLQENPLDTTPLPEIETKRNLKRVKEILNLYTTPNSNSNSSSS